In the Melanotaenia boesemani isolate fMelBoe1 chromosome 14, fMelBoe1.pri, whole genome shotgun sequence genome, GTGCATATGAAAAATATGTTCTCTTAAAGGTGTCAGATTATGTAGGAGATGTGGAAAGTAGCAGGATAGATGTAAGGAAAGGCGCTCTCGGTTTGAGTTCcttcatttaaaacatataGCGAAATGTGATTGGACAGTGGACCTGTGGCGCTTTCAATAGTGCTCGTAAAACACAAATGCCACATTAATACAATACATGTAAATAGCAAAGTACAAATTTAAAACTTAAGTGGAAATTATTACAGCTGTCATATGATTGCATAAATGTTGTGTGTTACTAATCATCCaattaacaaatattttgttGACGAGAAGCTAAATTGGTACATTGcttgtaaaataataattatttaaaaatacacatacacGTTTAAAAAATACTACAAAGTAAACCGTTAAAAATCGATAAACTAGATAACCATTAACTTGATCATTAATACTATACACTAAACACTATACTTGAGCCTATATCGTAAGGCTTTTTTTCAAATGTCCGAGCTTATCATAAGAGCACTTATGTGTCGCTAGTTATGAAACGTCATTTCCTTTTAGTACGTCATCTACAGTGGACAAACGTGTTCAGCCTGAATATAAACAAACCCCCgatttgcattcattttaaaatattttcacgACAGTAAGCtggttcttttaaatgtttttacccAGAATTGACACCAGAAGAGATGAGCAGGTGGTTGTTGACAGTGACAGTGTTTCATCGACATGCCAGCTCGGACACTGCAGGAGCTTATTTTTACCGCCGCCTCTCTGAATGCTGACAGAGTGGCTGTGATATACGACAACGGTGGCTCAGTATCTGGAAGTCCGGTGTCTCTGTTGTACAGAGATTTGACTGAACTTGCTGGAGAACTTTCGCGTATTTTTCTGAAGAACTTTTCTCCTGGCAACGGCCTTATCGGTCTGTATTGCAGTGATGATCTGCTCATACCTGTCTGGATTCTGGGGTAAGTTTAGGCTAACCtgcatttgcatgtgtgtgtatgtgttggcCATTACACAATATAAACCACGACTTGTGCTACCAGGATCCTGCAGTGTGCAGCTGCTTATGTTCCTCTGGATCCAGAGGCTCCTGGACTTCTCTCTGCCAAAGTAATGAATCAGTGTGACCTCAAATACTGCGCTGTGAAGACTGACCTTTTGCAGGttgaatattttcatatttcattagcataaataaatattaattgtGCTTCATTTTACAAATGCAATATGTGTCAATAATCTTTCTAATAATTAATGCTTATTTTAAGCATTTATGGCCATTTTGAAGAATGCACACCCAACCtgaaaaggagggaaaacatGGCCATATTTACTTTATATGAAGTATCAGGGCAAACAGTTCTGTTGGACCGCCTCAGATACTCACCTTACTTTCTACCCCATCCCAGTCTTTCTGGGAGATGTGTAGAAAACATCAATGTAAatccaagaaaaagaaaaaaaaatgtagtcaCCATTTTCGTCCAAGTGACCACCTTTTGCAGTGATTCCCTACTCCCAGCTCTCCTGTGCTCTAAGCTGTGGTGAGTGCCATTGATCCAGCTCATGTCCACTCATTGGTCATttaaaaacttgtgtttttagttGCATCagattggtttttatttataatctgTGTTACTTACTTCCTGAGCTTCCCGAGGATTCCCTTTGTTCTCTAAACAAAAATTCAAATTGAAGGGTCACAGGTTTGACACAGCTGAAAACAACCTCGGCGAGATGATAATGTGAACCTGCAGCATAAGCCCTGGAAGTGGTGTGTCACTGTATAAGGAAAATTCCTATCATCAGCCTAATTTTGTGTCTTTACACCTTGCATGAACCCTGATGTTGTAGTCAACATTATGTGGTCCAAAGTTTTCTGTAAGAAAACCCCCCTCATTTTGTATCTGAGACCTGTGGTACAGTTGCCTACTTTACTGAGTTGATAATCTGGCTTTTGACTCAACATAAACAATTTGAAAGTTTATGGATGCATTCATGGTTACCTTTTGTGCAATTTCCAAAGatgtttctcttctttgttCTTCCTTCCAAGCAATTCCGGGCAGTTCTCATGAAATACATAACTGTGCAAGTTCTTGTGGAGTTACCCAAGTTCAAACTGACTCTGGTACAAATCGACCTGCTTCTTGAGCTTGAACTTGGAACCAAACAAGCCAGAGCTGGGATGGCAAGCAGTGCCAGTCTTGGTGGTACATCCATGTTAGTAAAGCACAGAAACTTGGCATATGTGCTGCACACATCTGGAACAACAGGCCCACCCAAAATTGTGAGGGTACCACATAAGTGTATACTGCCCAATATACTGCATCTAaggttagtttatttatttagtttttgtttgtgttacatCAGAATTCTTGTAAATGCATTCAATAAGCATCTTTGTCTCTGTCACGGCTCAGATCTTTGTTTCAGATGAGAAAGGATGATGTGGTTTTTCTTGCTTCACCTTTAACTTTTGACCCCTCTGTGGTGGAAATTTTTTTGGCTTTATCATCTGGTGCTCAGCTCCTTATTGTTCCTACCATAATCAAGAAAATGCCCTATCGACTTGCTCAACTGTTATTCAAAGATCACAAAACCACTGTCCTCCAGGTAAGTGACAGTCACCCTGTCAGATTATGGTTTAGTGGAGacatttctgcctctgtgatgtgttatttttatgtttcctcAGGTTACGCCCACTCTGCTGCTGCGCTTCGGTCATCACATTCTAAAACAGGATGTGCTGTCATCTGGCTCCTCATTGCGGGTGTTGGCTCTGGGAGGAGAAGCTTGCCCATCGCCATCTCTGCTGAGAAGCTGGAGACACAAGGACAATAAAACCTGCATCTACAACATCTATGGCATTACTGAGGTCTCCTGCTGGGCCTGCTGTTACAGAATACCAGACGCTCTGCTCCAGTCCAGCACCCTGTGAGTGTTTTATCATATTTGTagtttgttcttgtttgatTCTAAATATTCTGCAGTTATTAAAATTTAGAAACCTTGCAGCGCTGTGCCTCTCGGGAGTCCACTGATGGACACGGTGGTTGAAGTCAGGGATGAGCGTGGCTGCGTAACAACAGGGGGCGAAGGACAAGTGTTCATAGGTGGGAAAGCTTTTCAAGAGCACATTGAAGATTAAAAACTCTGACATAAACAAAATTCATATCACTCTGCAGGGGGAGAGGACAGGGTGTGCCTCCTGGATGATGATGACACCCTCATCCCTGGGACGATGAGAGCGACTGGAGACTGGGTGAACGTTGCAGAAGGACAGCTGTACTACCAGGGACGGAGAGACAGGATGATTAAACGCAATGGAAAACGTCTGAACTTGGACAGATTACAGCAAGTAAGATTTTGCTACcagaaatgtttacaaaaatatcaaaaactaaatttatgtTAATGTTGTATAATACAGCACCAACTGGGATCCTAAGAACAATCATCCAAAGAGAGAAATTGCAGTGTGTTAGTGGGAAATTATAAGCTCATGAGGAATTTGAAGCTATCACTATGtaccccaaaacaaaaaaaaaaggcaagacagcatttaaaaactttgtaatacaaaatttaaagacaaaaaatacaGGCAAAGTGGTTAATTTGACAGCAGGTCGGCACGATGAGTGGTGGAGAAAAGAGCACCTCAGAGAGGCTGACTTGGTCAGAagtaaagatgaggagggaTTTGTCACCCAGGTTAATAGTTTCTGCTTTCACATCACAAAATAGCCAAGAATTTGGGGATTTCAGGAAACACTGCGTTAAAATCAGACACGACTGTTGTGAAAAAATTTGACAACCTGGCTATAGTGTATCCACAAATGCAAACTAAAAATCTACcatgcaaaattaaaaacacctcATTTTTAACTTAAATTGTCAGAATCACAATTGATACCAGGACTAATCTACCAATGTTTCTTTTTCCGGTGAGCAGGTGCCTGCAGAAGAGAGTGGTTTTGGTCTGTTAGACACAATCAGGCCACAGTAGAAGGGCCAACACCACCAAAAAGAGGCAAATCAGACGTATAAGACGCCCAGCTTCTGGCTGCACGATGATGCAGCAGAAATCATTTTCTATACTCATCTATTCCAGTGCAGGGTTACAGGTGGAAACGTTTTAAGGAAAGAATTTGATTCAAAGTGAAAGGTTTTACTGAACTGGGAGGATTTATAGATAAGTTGCCTCCACTTTGTGTTTGTtgctataattatttattttgctgattGAACCTGCTGTGGTCacagtttttgtaaaagttatCTCACCCCGATCAAACCGCAACAGCCTCATCTTTGCAACAGTATGTCACACTTACACAAACAACCTTCCCCGAGTGCTTCAGATGCTTAATCTGCATTCCTGcagcaaaaaatgaaatgatcaaatGAGGATGTAAAATGAACAGTTCATGCTTTTAGTTAAGAATACATTTGAAACAGCAGCAGTTAAGAATAATAAGTTTCAGTTCTGACTTTGTCCTCCATCTTGCAGCTGATGCTGAGCCTCCCTCAGGTGGAGGCCTGCGCTGTGGGTCTCTACGAAGGCGTTCGACTCCTTGCCTTCGTCGTGGCCTCCACTGCTGCGGACCAGATGGCAGCTTCCTCCCTCTTATCTGTACAGCAGCGAGCAGAACAAACCTCTGCCTCTGCTGAGCATCAGCAGAACTTGCCCCTCTCTGTCAAACACCACCTGGATGAAGCAGGCAGTGCAGACGGAGAACTGAAGAGGCTCATTCTGAACCAGCTGTCTCTCCTGCTGCCTTCTCACAGCATTCCCGACACGCTGGTGCTCGTCCAAGCCTTATGTCTGACTCCTCATGGTGAGCATAAGGTACACAGTCACTCCTGATGAGAACGCAAAACTCCTTCATTCACCACTCtggtgtttgtctttttttttcataggtAAAGTGGACATGGAGGCATTaatgaaaatatatgaaaaacagAGAGAGTGTTTAGGGTCTTCACAGAGAGATGGCAGCACACTAAAGCAAACCCTTCTAACTTTGTGGCAGGTATCATCACTCTGATGCCAGTTTAAATACTTTGTTGTATGAGTATGTTCAAGCTCAGTGTTTTGAACCATTTATCAACAGGACACGTTGGGTCTCACTCGAGATGCGACCATTGATGAGCAGTCCAACTTCCTGTTTAGTGGTGGAGATTCTCTGAAGGCTCTGCGTCTGTACGAAGACATCCTCTCCACCCTAGGAATCACCTCACCAGAGCTTTTGGAGGTTATACTTGACAGGACCTTCTCAGATGTACTGCGTCACATAACGTTGATGCTGCTGCCCAAAAATGTCCCTTCATCATCGTCTGAGGCCAACAAACGACACACCGATCCTCCCGCCGTGGTTGTAGCAAAGAGAGAGCGAAAGTCAGCCgaggtcctgcaggtggagaaATGTAGCATTATAGTTGTAAGACGAGCAGGCGAGGTGATAGAAATGAACACGAGGAATGCAAACATGACCAAAAATCTAAAAGCAGAGGATTCTTTCCGAGATGCTGATGTAGGTCTCAGGCTGAGCTGGTCCTCAGACACTGGCAGATGCGTGGACGCCTCCCCTGTGCTTCTAGTACAAGACGAAGCAGATAAGAAAACCAATGTGTCCAAAGCAACAGTGTTTATTGGCTCACACTCCCACAGgatgcaggccgtagacctgcTCACTGGGAGCCTTCGATGGGAGCGAGTTCTCGGGGACAGAATCGAGGCCTCGGCTGCTGTGTCTCACTGCGGCACCCTCGTTGTTGTAGGTTTGTATCAGGCTCCTATCTTCTCACttaaacattttacagtttacatTAGTCTTTTGGATAATTTTGGTGCGTCCATTCTCAGGTTGTTACGACGGCTGCATATATTTCTTGTGCACTGAATCTGGAGAGACACGTTGGGTGTTTCAGACAGGCGATGCTGTGAAGAGTTGTCCTGCTGTGGATCTTCTTACCGGTCTGGTGATAGCCGGGTCACATGACGGGCATGTTTATGCCCTAAACTCACAGGTGAGTGTGTGATGGGAGGATAAAGGAGGGGATAACGCTTaaatgcttgtgtttgtgtagaAATAAACACAAGTATGTCTGCACAAACTAAATACAACACAATGCAATGCTGCAGCAAt is a window encoding:
- the aasdh gene encoding beta-alanine-activating enzyme codes for the protein MPARTLQELIFTAASLNADRVAVIYDNGGSVSGSPVSLLYRDLTELAGELSRIFLKNFSPGNGLIGLYCSDDLLIPVWILGILQCAAAYVPLDPEAPGLLSAKVMNQCDLKYCAVKTDLLQQFRAVLMKYITVQVLVELPKFKLTLVQIDLLLELELGTKQARAGMASSASLGGTSMLVKHRNLAYVLHTSGTTGPPKIVRVPHKCILPNILHLRSLFQMRKDDVVFLASPLTFDPSVVEIFLALSSGAQLLIVPTIIKKMPYRLAQLLFKDHKTTVLQVTPTLLLRFGHHILKQDVLSSGSSLRVLALGGEACPSPSLLRSWRHKDNKTCIYNIYGITEVSCWACCYRIPDALLQSSTLAVPLGSPLMDTVVEVRDERGCVTTGGEGQVFIGGEDRVCLLDDDDTLIPGTMRATGDWVNVAEGQLYYQGRRDRMIKRNGKRLNLDRLQQLMLSLPQVEACAVGLYEGVRLLAFVVASTAADQMAASSLLSVQQRAEQTSASAEHQQNLPLSVKHHLDEAGSADGELKRLILNQLSLLLPSHSIPDTLVLVQALCLTPHGKVDMEALMKIYEKQRECLGSSQRDGSTLKQTLLTLWQDTLGLTRDATIDEQSNFLFSGGDSLKALRLYEDILSTLGITSPELLEVILDRTFSDVLRHITLMLLPKNVPSSSSEANKRHTDPPAVVVAKRERKSAEVLQVEKCSIIVVRRAGEVIEMNTRNANMTKNLKAEDSFRDADVGLRLSWSSDTGRCVDASPVLLVQDEADKKTNVSKATVFIGSHSHRMQAVDLLTGSLRWERVLGDRIEASAAVSHCGTLVVVGCYDGCIYFLCTESGETRWVFQTGDAVKSCPAVDLLTGLVIAGSHDGHVYALNSQVQRCVWKRHCGGGAVFSSPHLNASHRQLYVASLGGQLLCLNLDSGDVLWSHCRDVPFFSSPNCSCSRIIIGSVDGNICCFSEAGELLWQFLTEGPVFSSPCFIPEQQRLLCGSHDGRLYCLNWADGSLVWTFQTTGKVYSAPCVFDGSVIGRKGVLVGLASTDGKVWILDAGDGQTLASHALPGELFSSPVVWGRSLVIGCRNDYVYCLNLTVKEKD